The following proteins come from a genomic window of Dermacentor albipictus isolate Rhodes 1998 colony chromosome 8, USDA_Dalb.pri_finalv2, whole genome shotgun sequence:
- the LOC135918312 gene encoding venom protein 302-like: protein MKVALVSMIFIAITAVSVFATSPPNCAAATCDPETCQAVSCSCGSYKDYCGCCDFCHKCPGEECTNLFRDPCSEGYRCTLDDPEKRFLTGGRGHCRSLNETVTGHVHHDEHHDGHHDGHDADHS from the exons ATGAAGGTCGCTTTGGTTTCCATGATTTTCATCGCCATCACTGCGGTCAG TGTGTTCGCAACGTCACCTCCCAACTGTGCCGCCGCGACGTGCGACCCAGAAACGTGCCAGGCCGTTTCCTGCAGCTGCGGCAGCTACAAGGACTACTGTGGCTGCTGCGACTTCTGCCACAAG TGTCCCGGCGAAGAGTGCACCAACCTGTTCAGAGATCCCTGTTCGGAAGGCTACCGCTGCACCCTGGACGATCCCGAGAAACGATTCCTGACCGGCGGCAGGGGACACTGCAGGTCCCTCAACGAAACAGTCACGGGACACGTCCACCACGATGAGCACCACGATGGGCACCACGATGGGCATGACGCAGACCACAGCTAA